From the Streptomyces sp. NBC_01216 genome, the window AGTGGCGGGGACTGGAGAACTACAGCTCGCTCGCGACCAGCGAGTTCTTCTGGAACGCCCTCGCGAACACCTTCACCATCGGTGTGATCTCGACCGTCCCACAGCTGCTGATGGCGCTGGTACTGGCCCATCTGCTCAACTACCGGATGCGCGGGCGTGGCTTCTTCCGCGTCGCGGTCCTCGCCCCGTACGCCACGTCCGTCGCGGCGGCGACGCTGGTCTTCGCCCAACTTTTCAACACCGACTACGGCCTGATCAACACGGCTCTGGGCTGGGCCGGCTTCGCCCCGGTCTCCTGGGAATCGTCCAAGTGGCCCTCGCAGATCGCGATCTCGGCGATCGTCACCTGGCGCTGGACCGGCTACAACGCCCTCATCTACCTGGCCGCGATGCAGGCCGTGCCGCGGGATCTGTACGAGGCCGCGGCGCTGGACGGCGCCTCACGCCTCCGGCAGTTCCTCAGCGTCACCGTCCCGTCGATCCGGCCGACGATCCTCTTCACCGTCGTGGTGTCCACCATCGGCGCCACCCAGCTGTTCGGTGAGCCGATGCTCTTCGGCGGAAGCGTCGGCATCAGCGGCGGCAGTGGCAACCAGTTCCAGACCCTGAGCCTGCTGATGTACGAGAAGGGCTGGGTGACCGGCGCGC encodes:
- a CDS encoding carbohydrate ABC transporter permease, with translation MATSVRATSGDSPPPVAPPPSSPRSRSRAAGRTGLRGTLYRWDLKAVPYVFIAPFFLTFAAFGLFPLLYTGWLSLHRVELGGTAQWRGLENYSSLATSEFFWNALANTFTIGVISTVPQLLMALVLAHLLNYRMRGRGFFRVAVLAPYATSVAAATLVFAQLFNTDYGLINTALGWAGFAPVSWESSKWPSQIAISAIVTWRWTGYNALIYLAAMQAVPRDLYEAAALDGASRLRQFLSVTVPSIRPTILFTVVVSTIGATQLFGEPMLFGGSVGISGGSGNQFQTLSLLMYEKGWVTGALGQASAIAWVMFLLLLLIGAARTLVTRAHRKKTGA